In one Bacillus sp. PK3_68 genomic region, the following are encoded:
- a CDS encoding HAMP domain-containing histidine kinase, protein MQGLESQQIVLAGVDQFFYYVVDTDGDLIMGQETIPQIRPDLLQLLQGWIPRKNDVREETLQITFPKREEIGKGPHRIGDSQMVKLMIDGRPLFYNGQFIGMLYIGKDISFAYHLFKWLLVILTLLAVLFFGIALFISRYMSKKAMIPISKAFARQQEFVGDASHELRTPLSIMLSSINAMEMTDSMNEDPFARKLLVNMKTEVKRMTKLVSDLLTLARTDSGMMERQQETFDFFKTAEKVVGSVQSLAQAKQIRLHFEASPSIQVNGDSERLTQLLYILLDNAIKYTPDGGEISLLLKGQKKELTIIVEDTGIGIPSADYDRIFDRFYRSDKSRSRSMGGYGLGLSIAKWIVSTHGGSIEVDSKPEQGSVFTVRLPIRAEEENEKHFSS, encoded by the coding sequence TTGCAAGGCCTTGAAAGTCAGCAAATTGTTTTAGCTGGAGTCGATCAGTTTTTTTATTATGTAGTGGATACAGATGGAGACCTTATTATGGGACAGGAAACCATTCCTCAGATTCGCCCGGATTTATTGCAGCTTTTACAAGGTTGGATTCCGAGAAAAAATGACGTCCGTGAAGAAACACTACAGATCACTTTTCCGAAAAGAGAAGAAATAGGAAAAGGCCCGCATCGCATAGGAGATTCGCAAATGGTCAAGTTGATGATTGATGGACGGCCGCTTTTTTATAACGGACAGTTTATTGGGATGCTGTATATCGGAAAAGATATTTCATTTGCTTATCATTTATTTAAATGGCTCCTTGTTATTCTTACTTTGTTAGCTGTTTTGTTTTTTGGCATTGCTTTGTTTATTAGTCGGTATATGTCAAAGAAAGCGATGATTCCAATCTCTAAGGCATTTGCCCGCCAACAGGAATTTGTCGGTGATGCTTCACATGAATTGCGCACACCATTGAGCATTATGCTGTCATCAATTAATGCTATGGAAATGACGGATTCAATGAACGAAGATCCATTTGCTCGTAAGTTGCTCGTCAATATGAAGACTGAAGTGAAACGAATGACGAAGCTAGTGAGTGATTTATTGACACTTGCCCGCACAGATTCGGGAATGATGGAAAGACAGCAAGAGACGTTCGATTTTTTCAAGACTGCTGAAAAAGTGGTTGGATCTGTTCAGTCACTCGCCCAGGCAAAGCAAATCAGGCTGCATTTTGAGGCGTCTCCATCCATCCAGGTGAACGGTGATAGCGAAAGGCTTACTCAACTTCTCTACATTTTGCTTGATAACGCAATTAAATATACGCCAGACGGAGGTGAAATTTCTCTTCTCTTAAAGGGGCAGAAAAAGGAGCTGACTATAATTGTAGAAGACACAGGTATCGGTATTCCTTCTGCTGATTATGATCGTATCTTTGATCGCTTTTACCGTTCTGACAAATCAAGATCAAGATCGATGGGAGGCTATGGGCTAGGGCTCTCCATTGCTAAGTGGATTGTTTCTACTCATGGAGGCTCTATTGAGGTGGATAGCAAGCCTGAGCAAGGGAGTGTATTCACCGTGCGCCTGCCAATACGTGCCGAGGAGGAGAACGAGAAGCATTTTTCATCATAG
- a CDS encoding response regulator transcription factor has product MNILLAEDDEQLGELVAFMLKKKGGYRVEWVKEGEDAYDYAAASHYDVLILDWMMPNGSGIDVCRRLRKEGYSGAILMLTAKDTVEDRVEGLDSGADDYLIKPFEIDELLARLRALSRRNYAPILEETLAIQDLLLNRTSQMIHCGDESIQLSPREFQLLDLLVQNKGQVLPREVILDRIWGYDADVSTKTIDATVKLLRKKLDIVGKQHLLHSIRGVGYKVEK; this is encoded by the coding sequence ATGAATATCCTCTTAGCTGAAGATGATGAGCAGCTTGGCGAATTAGTTGCTTTTATGCTAAAGAAAAAAGGAGGATACCGGGTAGAGTGGGTAAAGGAGGGGGAGGACGCTTATGACTATGCAGCTGCTTCCCATTATGATGTATTAATACTCGATTGGATGATGCCAAATGGAAGCGGAATAGACGTATGCCGCCGTTTACGAAAAGAGGGTTATTCGGGAGCGATACTCATGTTGACAGCGAAGGATACAGTGGAAGATCGGGTGGAAGGGCTTGATTCGGGTGCAGATGATTATCTCATCAAGCCGTTTGAAATAGATGAATTACTTGCACGGCTGCGAGCGCTATCCCGAAGAAATTATGCGCCAATCTTGGAAGAAACATTAGCGATTCAGGACCTTCTTCTTAACAGAACGAGCCAAATGATTCACTGTGGTGATGAAAGTATTCAGTTAAGCCCGCGTGAATTTCAATTGTTAGACTTGCTTGTTCAAAACAAAGGGCAGGTATTGCCGCGTGAAGTGATTTTAGACCGGATCTGGGGATACGATGCGGACGTATCTACAAAAACGATAGATGCAACCGTGAAGCTGCTGCGGAAAAAGCTAGACATCGTAGGAAAACAGCACCTCCTTCATAGCATTAGAGGGGTTGGTTACAAAGTTGAAAAATAA
- a CDS encoding DUF1648 domain-containing protein, whose amino-acid sequence MTDNNQLAKTMFEKVSTVISLLFIFANVIYLFTQWSQLPEQVPIHFNAKGEADGWGSKGMIWFLPFITLILWAGMTVLERKPSLYNIPHLTEENKDQMFANTRLMLNTIKTEIILFLIYTSWQSVQWSYGKEARLGYFELPVFLVVLFGTLGVFLYRNCKIRKWGNEL is encoded by the coding sequence ATGACTGATAACAACCAATTAGCCAAAACAATGTTTGAAAAAGTCTCTACTGTTATTTCGCTGCTATTTATCTTTGCTAATGTCATCTACTTGTTTACACAATGGAGCCAATTGCCTGAACAAGTACCCATTCATTTTAATGCCAAAGGAGAAGCGGACGGCTGGGGAAGCAAAGGGATGATCTGGTTTCTTCCCTTCATCACTTTGATTCTTTGGGCAGGTATGACAGTTTTGGAACGAAAGCCGAGTCTTTATAACATTCCTCATCTAACAGAGGAAAATAAGGACCAAATGTTTGCTAATACTAGACTTATGCTAAATACCATTAAAACGGAGATTATTCTTTTTCTTATCTATACTAGTTGGCAAAGTGTTCAATGGTCATATGGAAAGGAAGCAAGATTAGGCTATTTTGAACTGCCTGTCTTTCTAGTTGTTCTATTTGGCACGCTTGGTGTATTTCTTTATCGAAACTGTAAAATAAGAAAATGGGGCAATGAACTGTAA
- the cysI gene encoding assimilatory sulfite reductase (NADPH) hemoprotein subunit: protein MEEKVLKAPEGPPSDVERIKRESDYLRGTLAETLADPITAGIPDDDNRLMKFHGSYLQDDRDLRNERERQKLEPAYQFMVRVRAPGGVATAEQWLAMDDIAQKYGNGTLKLTTRQAFQMHGILKWNMKKSIQEINAVLMDTLAACGDVNRNVMCNPNPYQSEIHSEVYEWSRKLSEYLSPRTRAYHEIWLDEEKVAGTPEEEVEPMYGALYLPRKFKIGIAVPPSNDVDVFSQDLGFVAVVEEGKLAGFNVAIGGGMGMTHGDKNTYPQLARVIGFCTPEKILDVAEKVITIQRDYGDRSVRKYARFKYTVDRLGLESIKQELHKRLGWELEEARSFHFNHNGDRYGWVEGSDGNWHFTLFIQNGRVADIEGYPLMTGLREIAKVHTGDFRLTPNQNLVIANVSNEKKDQIVELIKKYGLTDGKHYSALRRNSMACVALPTCGLAMAEAERYLPSLLEKIEDIVEESGLHEEEITIRMTGCPNGCARPALAEIAFIGKSPGKYNMYLGAGFSGNRLSKLYKENVGEKEILALLRPILSQYAKERQEGERFGDYVIRAGIVKEVHSGTDFHA from the coding sequence ATCGAAGAGAAAGTATTAAAGGCGCCAGAAGGTCCTCCAAGTGATGTCGAACGAATAAAAAGAGAGAGCGATTACTTGCGTGGCACACTTGCAGAAACGTTGGCAGATCCTATTACCGCAGGCATTCCTGATGATGATAATCGACTGATGAAATTCCATGGCAGCTATTTGCAAGATGACAGGGATTTACGAAATGAACGGGAGCGCCAGAAGCTTGAGCCCGCTTATCAATTTATGGTGCGCGTGCGTGCGCCAGGTGGAGTGGCAACAGCAGAACAGTGGCTTGCCATGGATGACATTGCTCAAAAATATGGCAATGGCACACTTAAATTAACGACTCGCCAAGCATTTCAAATGCATGGAATTCTAAAGTGGAACATGAAGAAAAGCATCCAGGAAATTAACGCAGTGCTAATGGATACATTAGCCGCTTGTGGAGATGTGAATCGAAATGTTATGTGCAACCCTAATCCTTATCAGTCCGAAATTCATTCAGAAGTGTATGAGTGGTCACGAAAATTGAGCGAATACCTTTCGCCGCGTACGAGAGCGTACCATGAAATCTGGCTTGATGAGGAAAAAGTGGCAGGCACTCCGGAAGAAGAAGTAGAACCGATGTATGGAGCGCTTTATTTGCCCCGAAAATTCAAGATCGGCATCGCGGTTCCGCCTTCCAACGATGTAGATGTCTTCTCCCAGGATCTTGGTTTTGTGGCAGTGGTAGAAGAGGGAAAACTAGCTGGATTCAACGTGGCGATTGGCGGCGGAATGGGGATGACCCACGGCGACAAAAACACATACCCGCAGCTGGCTAGAGTGATTGGCTTCTGTACGCCGGAAAAGATTCTTGACGTAGCTGAAAAAGTAATCACTATTCAACGTGATTACGGTGACCGCTCTGTTAGAAAGTATGCCCGCTTTAAGTATACAGTTGACAGACTGGGACTGGAATCTATTAAACAAGAGCTTCATAAACGATTAGGGTGGGAGCTTGAAGAGGCACGTTCTTTCCACTTTAATCATAATGGGGATCGCTATGGATGGGTAGAAGGAAGCGATGGAAACTGGCATTTTACCTTATTCATTCAAAATGGCCGTGTAGCTGATATAGAGGGATATCCACTCATGACCGGCTTAAGAGAAATTGCTAAAGTTCATACGGGTGATTTCCGTTTGACGCCGAACCAAAATCTTGTCATTGCTAATGTGTCGAATGAGAAAAAAGATCAAATTGTGGAGCTGATTAAGAAATACGGACTTACAGACGGCAAGCATTATTCAGCATTACGCAGAAATTCAATGGCTTGTGTGGCTCTTCCAACGTGTGGCCTCGCCATGGCGGAAGCAGAACGTTATCTTCCTAGTTTACTTGAAAAAATTGAGGACATTGTAGAAGAGAGCGGTTTGCATGAAGAAGAGATCACGATCCGTATGACGGGATGTCCGAATGGTTGCGCTCGTCCAGCTCTGGCTGAAATTGCCTTTATCGGCAAATCTCCTGGAAAGTATAATATGTATTTAGGAGCCGGTTTTTCTGGAAACCGCCTGAGCAAGCTTTATAAAGAAAATGTTGGGGAAAAAGAGATTTTGGCGTTGCTTCGTCCGATTCTCTCTCAATATGCTAAAGAGCGTCAGGAAGGCGAACGCTTTGGAGATTATGTGATTCGGGCTGGCATCGTTAAAGAAGTTCATTCCGGTACTGATTTCCACGCTTGA
- a CDS encoding assimilatory sulfite reductase (NADPH) flavoprotein subunit, whose product MQLQVMNSPFSQEQSELLNRLLSTLTEPQKMWLSGYLAGMAGTVLPQVTGSELVPQQNGSALSKEVTVLFGSQTGNAQGLAENVAAKLKERGFQVTLAPMNEFKANNIKKIQNLLLLVSTHGEGDPPDNALSFHEFLHGRRAPQLKDLRFSVLSLGDSSYEFFCKTGKDFDKRLEELGGQRLYPRFDCDLDYDEPAAEWLEGVLSSLGEAKAEEAVSPLASIGAGTSVGQSVYSRTNPFKAEVLENINLNGRGSNKETRHIELSLEGSNLEFEPGDSLGIYPENDPELVDLIIGKMNWNPDEVVTLNKQGETRPLRDSLLSYYEITVLTKPLIQKAAELTSDHQLQQLVAPGQEEDLRTYIEGRDLLDLIQDFSFEGITASAFVSILRKMPARLYSIASSLRANPDEVHLTIGTVRYDSNGRSRKGVCSIQCAERVQPGDYLPVYIQRNQNFKLPANPDTPIIMIGPGTGAAPFRSFLQEREELAAQGKTWLFFGDQHFVTDFLYQTEWQQWLKKDVLTKMDVAFSRDTEEKVYVQHRMLEQSKELYQWLEEGAVIYICGDEKNMAHDVHETLIQIIEQEGGRSREQAEAYLAEMQQQKRYQRDVY is encoded by the coding sequence TTGCAACTTCAAGTAATGAACAGTCCTTTTAGTCAGGAGCAGTCGGAGCTCCTTAATCGTCTTTTATCAACGCTGACGGAACCCCAAAAAATGTGGTTGAGCGGATATCTTGCCGGAATGGCTGGTACTGTTTTGCCACAAGTGACAGGAAGCGAACTTGTCCCTCAACAAAATGGTTCGGCCCTGTCTAAGGAAGTGACTGTTCTTTTTGGTTCTCAGACAGGCAACGCCCAGGGGCTTGCTGAGAATGTAGCAGCTAAGCTAAAAGAACGTGGATTTCAAGTAACTCTTGCTCCAATGAATGAATTTAAAGCAAATAATATTAAAAAAATTCAAAATCTTCTGCTCTTGGTAAGTACTCATGGAGAAGGAGACCCACCGGATAACGCCCTTTCATTCCATGAATTTCTTCATGGAAGACGGGCTCCCCAGCTGAAGGATTTACGTTTCTCTGTCCTATCCTTAGGCGATAGCTCGTATGAATTTTTCTGTAAGACTGGGAAAGATTTCGACAAACGTTTAGAGGAATTGGGCGGTCAGCGCCTTTATCCGCGCTTTGATTGTGATTTGGATTATGATGAACCTGCTGCCGAGTGGCTGGAAGGCGTCCTAAGCAGTTTAGGTGAAGCAAAAGCTGAGGAAGCTGTTTCTCCACTTGCTTCAATAGGAGCGGGAACATCGGTAGGCCAGTCGGTCTACTCACGGACGAATCCTTTTAAGGCCGAGGTTCTTGAAAATATTAATTTAAATGGACGCGGTTCAAATAAAGAAACGAGACACATTGAACTATCGCTTGAAGGGTCAAATCTTGAGTTTGAACCGGGAGACAGCTTAGGTATTTATCCTGAAAATGATCCGGAGCTGGTTGATTTAATCATCGGGAAAATGAATTGGAATCCTGATGAAGTGGTCACGCTGAACAAGCAAGGAGAAACACGTCCATTGCGTGATTCACTCCTCTCTTATTATGAGATCACAGTGCTGACGAAGCCGCTTATTCAAAAAGCAGCTGAACTTACTTCAGATCATCAACTGCAGCAGCTAGTAGCACCAGGACAAGAGGAAGACCTACGAACTTACATTGAAGGACGGGATCTGCTTGATCTAATCCAAGATTTTAGCTTTGAAGGCATAACAGCTAGCGCATTTGTTTCGATTTTGCGTAAAATGCCGGCCCGGCTTTATTCCATTGCCAGCAGCTTAAGAGCGAATCCTGATGAAGTACACTTGACGATTGGAACCGTCAGATACGATAGTAACGGACGCAGCCGTAAGGGCGTATGCTCCATACAATGTGCTGAACGGGTTCAGCCTGGGGATTATTTGCCAGTTTATATTCAACGCAATCAAAACTTTAAGCTGCCAGCAAACCCGGATACACCGATTATTATGATTGGACCTGGCACAGGAGCAGCTCCATTCAGATCGTTTTTACAAGAACGAGAGGAGCTGGCTGCTCAAGGGAAAACATGGTTATTCTTCGGTGATCAGCATTTTGTAACGGATTTTCTCTATCAAACAGAGTGGCAGCAATGGCTCAAAAAAGACGTTCTAACGAAAATGGACGTTGCTTTCTCACGTGATACAGAGGAAAAAGTCTATGTCCAACATCGCATGCTAGAACAGAGCAAAGAGCTTTATCAATGGCTTGAAGAAGGAGCAGTCATTTATATTTGCGGCGATGAAAAAAATATGGCGCATGACGTCCATGAAACACTGATTCAAATTATTGAACAGGAAGGCGGCAGAAGCCGGGAGCAAGCAGAGGCTTATCTTGCTGAGATGCAGCAACAAAAGCGTTATCAGCGCGATGTATATTAA
- a CDS encoding YueI family protein gives MTKKSVEDILQEGMYGKKEINPEERRKFLGTLRERIIAALRQSQVREAEVYPEFIELIKKHPQAKLYLNGSIDITYLKKYITAAEKHRIDYTIVINKTHDTDIGLVFAYDYAIDKEEIYLSRPQKQQKSVKKNKLASFFNWLRRK, from the coding sequence ATGACTAAAAAAAGTGTAGAGGATATTTTACAAGAAGGGATGTACGGCAAAAAAGAAATTAACCCAGAGGAGCGGCGGAAGTTTCTTGGCACATTGAGAGAAAGAATAATAGCTGCACTCCGGCAGAGCCAGGTAAGGGAAGCGGAGGTTTATCCGGAGTTCATTGAGTTGATAAAGAAACATCCGCAGGCAAAACTGTACTTAAACGGCTCCATTGACATTACTTATTTAAAGAAATATATTACCGCTGCCGAAAAGCACAGGATCGATTATACGATTGTCATTAACAAAACCCATGATACAGACATCGGGCTAGTTTTTGCCTATGACTATGCTATCGATAAAGAGGAGATTTATCTTTCTAGACCGCAAAAGCAACAAAAAAGCGTAAAAAAAAATAAGCTTGCCTCCTTTTTTAATTGGCTGAGGCGCAAATAA
- a CDS encoding M42 family metallopeptidase, producing the protein MAKMDETLSMLKDLTDAKGIAGNEREARAVMKKYIEPFADEVTTDNLGSLIAKKSGAQNGPKIMVAGHLDEVGFMITQIDDKGFLRFQTVGGWWSQVMLAQRVTIVTRKGDITGVIGSKPPHILSPEARKKPVDIKDMFIDIGASSKEEAQEWGVRPGDMVVPYFEFTVMNNEKMLLAKAWDNRIGCAIAIDVMKYVKGKQHKNTVYGVGTVQEEVGLRGAKTSAQAIQPDIAFGVDVGIAGDTPGVSSKEAMSKMGDGPQIILYDASMVSHKGLRDFVTDVADELNIPYQFDAMAGGGTDSGAIHVTSGGVPSLSITIATRYIHSHAAMLHRDDYENAVKLIGEVILRLDQETVDKIKFD; encoded by the coding sequence ATGGCGAAAATGGACGAAACATTATCGATGCTCAAAGATTTAACGGACGCTAAAGGGATTGCTGGAAATGAGCGTGAAGCCCGCGCCGTTATGAAAAAATACATAGAGCCGTTCGCGGATGAAGTAACGACAGATAATCTCGGCAGTTTAATTGCCAAAAAGTCGGGTGCACAGAACGGACCAAAGATTATGGTTGCCGGCCACTTGGATGAAGTTGGCTTCATGATCACACAAATTGATGACAAGGGGTTTCTCCGCTTTCAAACAGTCGGCGGATGGTGGAGTCAGGTCATGCTTGCCCAGCGCGTGACCATTGTGACGAGAAAAGGTGACATTACGGGAGTCATCGGTTCTAAGCCACCTCATATCTTATCTCCTGAAGCGCGTAAAAAGCCGGTAGATATCAAGGATATGTTTATCGACATTGGTGCCTCCAGCAAAGAGGAAGCACAAGAATGGGGTGTGCGTCCGGGCGACATGGTCGTGCCGTATTTTGAATTCACGGTAATGAACAATGAAAAAATGCTGCTTGCCAAAGCGTGGGATAACCGTATCGGTTGTGCGATTGCTATTGATGTCATGAAATATGTTAAAGGCAAACAACATAAAAACACAGTATATGGCGTTGGAACTGTACAGGAAGAAGTAGGATTGCGTGGAGCGAAAACATCTGCCCAAGCCATTCAGCCGGATATTGCATTTGGCGTGGATGTGGGCATCGCTGGTGATACGCCAGGAGTCTCCAGCAAAGAGGCGATGAGCAAAATGGGCGATGGTCCACAGATTATTCTGTATGACGCCTCCATGGTTTCCCATAAAGGGTTACGTGATTTCGTAACAGATGTAGCGGATGAATTAAATATTCCTTATCAATTTGATGCAATGGCAGGTGGCGGAACAGATTCAGGTGCGATTCATGTGACCTCAGGCGGAGTGCCAAGTTTGTCCATTACGATTGCTACCCGCTACATCCACTCACACGCAGCGATGCTTCACCGTGACGATTACGAAAATGCTGTCAAACTTATCGGCGAGGTCATCCTGCGATTGGATCAGGAAACCGTCGACAAAATTAAGTTTGACTAA
- a CDS encoding dUTP diphosphatase has translation MDLAKLFRMQRALDGYIEAEHGLQEADLFDKKVLALLVEIGELANETRCFKFWSLKKPSAREVILEEFVDGVHFILSLGLTCSLEQEATAEDKKAEGSITDQFLLVYEAVQSFKQEKSAEAYQQMLQEYFTLGGLLGFSAEEVEKAYVSKNEVNYERQQQGY, from the coding sequence ATGGATTTAGCTAAGTTGTTCCGCATGCAGCGGGCGCTCGATGGATATATTGAAGCGGAGCATGGCCTACAAGAAGCGGACTTGTTCGATAAAAAGGTACTTGCTTTGCTTGTTGAAATTGGCGAACTTGCCAATGAGACACGCTGTTTTAAATTTTGGAGTCTAAAAAAACCAAGTGCACGTGAAGTGATCTTGGAGGAATTTGTGGATGGCGTGCACTTTATTTTATCACTTGGCCTGACATGTTCTTTAGAGCAAGAGGCAACTGCAGAGGATAAAAAAGCGGAAGGCTCAATAACCGACCAGTTTCTACTCGTCTATGAGGCTGTTCAATCATTCAAGCAGGAAAAATCGGCGGAGGCATATCAGCAAATGCTTCAAGAGTACTTTACACTGGGCGGCCTGCTCGGATTCTCGGCGGAAGAAGTGGAAAAAGCATATGTTTCGAAAAATGAAGTGAACTACGAGCGGCAACAGCAAGGATATTAA
- a CDS encoding DUF1294 domain-containing protein, with protein sequence MKGVLIYFVLINLISYIAMGNDKRKARQGKWRTRESTLWLLALIGGAIGSWVAMQTHRHKTKHPSFKYGMPVLALIDLSLLIYFS encoded by the coding sequence GTGAAGGGTGTGCTTATTTATTTTGTTCTTATTAACCTAATTAGCTATATTGCAATGGGAAATGACAAGCGAAAAGCGAGGCAGGGAAAATGGCGGACACGCGAGAGTACACTGTGGCTGTTGGCGCTTATTGGAGGAGCGATCGGCAGTTGGGTAGCCATGCAGACACATCGTCACAAGACGAAGCATCCTTCGTTTAAGTATGGGATGCCTGTCTTAGCGCTTATTGACCTCAGCCTGCTTATTTACTTTTCATGA